A portion of the Streptomyces coeruleoprunus genome contains these proteins:
- a CDS encoding aldehyde dehydrogenase family protein, which translates to MTTQLHVLNPATEEVVATVPGATAADVDAAVTRAALAQRTWAAAAPADRARLLRRFARVVDDHIEELALLEVREAGHTIGNARWEAGNVRDLLDYAAGGVERLSGRQIPVPGGLDVTLLEPLGVIGVIAPWNFPMPIAAWGTAPALAAGNAVLLKPAETTPLTALRLAELALEAGLPEHLFQVLPGTGPVTGDALVTHPGVAKIVFTGSTRVGKAIMAKCADHVKRVTLELGGKSPNIVFADADIEAAALAAPMSFLDNSGQDCCARTRILVQRTAYDRFLELLAPAVEKVAVGDPADEQTQMGPLISRAQLDRVRSYVPDDAPALRGTAPEGPGFWYPPTVLTGLAPDAPAAVDEVFGPVAVVLPFEDEDDAVRLANATDYGLSGSIWTRDVGRALRVSRAVQAGNLSVNSHSSVRYWTPFGGFKQSGIGRELGPDALTAFTETKNVFISTEG; encoded by the coding sequence TTGACCACCCAGCTCCACGTACTGAACCCCGCCACCGAGGAGGTCGTCGCCACCGTCCCCGGGGCGACCGCCGCCGACGTCGACGCCGCCGTCACCCGCGCGGCCCTGGCCCAGCGCACCTGGGCCGCCGCCGCACCCGCCGACCGTGCCCGGCTCCTGCGCCGCTTCGCCCGCGTCGTCGACGACCACATCGAGGAACTGGCCCTCCTGGAGGTCCGCGAGGCCGGCCACACCATCGGCAACGCCCGCTGGGAGGCCGGCAACGTCCGCGACCTCCTCGACTACGCCGCCGGGGGAGTCGAACGCCTCAGCGGCCGCCAGATCCCGGTGCCCGGCGGCCTCGACGTCACCCTCCTCGAACCCCTCGGCGTGATCGGCGTCATCGCCCCCTGGAACTTCCCCATGCCGATCGCCGCCTGGGGCACCGCGCCCGCACTCGCCGCCGGCAACGCCGTCCTCCTCAAACCGGCCGAGACGACCCCGCTCACCGCGCTGCGCCTCGCCGAACTCGCCCTCGAAGCGGGCCTTCCCGAACACCTCTTCCAGGTGCTCCCCGGCACCGGCCCCGTCACGGGCGACGCCCTCGTCACCCACCCCGGCGTCGCCAAGATCGTCTTCACCGGCTCCACCCGCGTCGGCAAGGCGATCATGGCCAAGTGCGCCGACCACGTGAAGCGCGTCACCCTCGAACTCGGCGGCAAGAGCCCCAACATCGTCTTCGCCGACGCCGACATCGAGGCCGCCGCCCTCGCCGCGCCCATGTCCTTCCTCGACAACTCCGGCCAGGACTGCTGCGCCCGCACCCGCATCCTCGTCCAGCGCACCGCCTACGACCGCTTCCTGGAACTCCTCGCCCCCGCCGTCGAGAAGGTCGCCGTCGGCGACCCGGCCGACGAGCAGACCCAGATGGGCCCCCTGATCTCCCGCGCCCAGCTCGACCGCGTACGGTCCTACGTCCCCGACGACGCCCCCGCGCTCCGCGGCACCGCCCCCGAGGGCCCCGGCTTCTGGTACCCGCCGACCGTCCTCACCGGCCTCGCCCCCGACGCGCCCGCCGCCGTCGACGAGGTCTTCGGGCCCGTCGCCGTCGTCCTCCCCTTCGAGGACGAGGACGACGCCGTACGCCTCGCCAACGCCACCGACTACGGCCTGTCCGGCTCCATCTGGACCCGCGACGTCGGCCGCGCCCTGCGGGTCTCCCGCGCGGTCCAGGCCGGCAACCTCTCCGTCAACTCGCACTCCAGCGTCCGCTACTGGACCCCGTTCGGCGGCTTCAAGCAGTCCGGCATCGGCCGCGAACTGGGCCCCGACGCCCTCACCGCTTTCACCGAGACCAAGAACGTCTTCATCAGCACGGAAGGCTGA